One region of Eurosta solidaginis isolate ZX-2024a chromosome X, ASM4086904v1, whole genome shotgun sequence genomic DNA includes:
- the LOC137234456 gene encoding uncharacterized protein, which translates to MANFGSRCRFPQFGTFMIACCSGMSKPADVNDFLKEFCEEIGTLAQNGVKVGSAQLLKEFSVRLFTCDSPARAFINGVKGHTTKNSCPKCLQMGQHLDRVCLSQEVGELRTDDSFKNRLDLSFHKQREVLLESVNIGMVSQFPLEPMHLVDLGVTKKILQLLIKRGNVTRMNEKLMYLNNYFPSEFSRRSRDLDELGNWKSTEYRQFLLYSGIFVLKDCIPDNLYYNFLLLHCAVRLLSCEKSCKVESNVANEMLKEFVKLFNNYFGTNLISFHVHGLLHLSDCVKQFGPLDSFSAYKFENIMQYIKKLIHNPSKILQ; encoded by the coding sequence ATGGCCAATTTTGGGTCACGTTGTAGATTTCCCCAATTCGGAACATTTATGATAGCTTGTTGTTCAGGGATGAGTAAGCCCGCAGatgtaaatgattttttaaaagaattttgcgaGGAGATAGGCACTTTAGCTCAGAATGGGGTGAAAGTGGGATCTGCACAATTGTTAAAGGAATTTAGTGTTAGGCTATTTACTTGCGATTCACCAGCTCGGGCATTTATAAATGGGGTAAAGGgtcatacaacaaaaaatagctGCCCGAAATGTTTGCAAATGGGGCAACATTTAGATCGGGTGTGCCTATCCCAAGAAGTGGGCGAGCTAAGAACAgatgattcatttaaaaataggctAGATTTGTCATTCCATAAGCAGAGAGAGGTTTTGCTAGAATCAGTAAATATTGGCATGGTTTCTCAATTTCCCTTAGAACCCATGCATTTAGTGGACTTAGgagtaacaaaaaaaatactCCAATTGCTTATTAAAAGAGGGAACGTAACGAGAATGAACGAAAAATTGATGTATCTGAATAATTACTTTCCCTCTGAGTTTTCTAGACGAAGCCGTGATCTAGACGAATTGGGGAACTGGAAATCAACAGAATACCGGCAGTTTTTATTGTATTCTGGAATTTTCGTTTTGAAAGACTGCATACCGGATAACCTTTATTATAActttcttttgttgcattgtgctGTTCGACTTCTCTCCTGTGAGAAGTCTTGTAAAGTAGAATCTAATGTTGCGAATGAAATGTTAAAAGagtttgttaaattatttaataattattttggcACGAATTTAATTAGTTTCCATGTCCACGGCCTTTTGCATTTAAGCGATTGCGTAAAACAATTTGGTCCGTTAGATTCTTTTTCAGCATATAAATTTGAGAATATTATGCAATACATTAAAAAACTTATTCACAATCCATCTAAGATACTGCAGTAA